DNA sequence from the Sphingobacteriales bacterium genome:
ACCGGTTATGGTGACGGCATTGCCCTGACATACCGCGCCTGGTGTAGAACAGGAAGGAGTCGTAGGGGTTGTATTAACAGCAATATCACTGCCATTATCTCCTGAAGAAAAATAAGTAGGTGTATTATTTACCACTCGAATACGATAGCCTGTTCCTGCAGTAAAACCCGAAGGAATAGTAGCTGTAACGGTTGTGGAGGTGTTGGATACGTAAGTTAATAACTGAGTAGTAGCATCGGAAGGGAAATTTCCGGAAGCATCAGAAATCTGAATATTGTATTGTCCTGTGAAAGTTCCTGTCTTTGAAAAAGTTAATGTTACATTGTTATCAACTCCATTACAAAACGGACCAAAAGAACCGGCTGAAGTGGTGATAGAATTTGAAGGCGCGTTAATAGTAAACGTTTGTGTAGATGGGGTTGTAACACATCCGTTGGTGACACCAACTTGTACAGTGCCTGCCGTTACAAGGTCGGCAGTAAGAATAGATGCCGTTAGCTGAATATCACTTACAAAAGTGGTGGCACGTGCTGAGCCGCCCCACGTAACGGTAGATACTCCGTTTGTAAAATTAGAACCATCTACTGTAATGGTAAATCCCGGATCACCGGCTGTTGCAGAAGATGGTGTAATAGCCGAAATGGCAGGTGTTTTTACCGGTACCAGTTCTCCGTCAGATTTTAATGATGCGGCATAATATGTTGTTCCGTCAAAAAACTGTATTTGTCCAAGCATAGTACAATTCAGTGATGTGGCGGAAGAACCAATATATATTTTAGCGATGCTACCTGTATTGCTTACGCCGTAAGTTCCCTGCCAGCCGGTAATGGTAAGCATTTTGCCTGAAGAAAATGCGATGCCAGCTGAGAACGTTAATGTATGCGCATTGGTATTATCCAGATTAATTGCGGCATTTTCAAAAAAATTTATTTGGCTGAATGTGATGGCTCTGCCTGAAGTAATACCAGAGGTAGATAAGGTGGCACCTGTTCCATTAAAAGACAATGCTCCGCTACTGAGTGTTGCAGATGGATTAAATCTAAGTTCTCCAGCAGTAATAATGGTTGAATTATAAGTATTTGCACCAGATAATATCAATGAACCATTCCCAACTTTTGTTAAAATATTTGGACCCGAAATATTACCTGAAAGTGTAATATTTCCTGTTGTTCCGATACTGCTGGCGTTTCCTAAAGCTATGTTGCCGCTATAGGAAACTGCTGTACCCGAACTGTTAACTAATGCGCCTCCGCTGGAAATTCCTGTGCCGTTTAAGGTTAGTCCTTCCGCAGTAGCTAAGGTATAGCCATTCAAATCCAATACTGCTCCTGCTGAAACAGTAGTACCTGCACCGGTAGTTCCTAAAGGGGAATTGGCCCCGCTGCCCGCAGCACCTAACTGCAAAGTACCTGCGGAAATGGTCGTTGCACCCGTGTAAGTATTGGCACCGGCTAATGTTAATGTGCTGGTTCCGTTTTTAGCCAAAGCACCGCCGCTGCCGCTGATGATACCTGAATACGTAGTGGAGGTTGACCCGTTTACAGTTAAAGTACCTGCACCTAATGATACAGTTCCACCCGTGCCACCACCGCCAGCCAGAGAAGCAATGGTTTGTGTTTTACCGTTTACATCTAAGATTACTCCGGATGTATTTGCAATTGTAACTGCCGTTGCGGAAGGCAAAGTGCTGTTGACACCAAGCTGGAGTGTACCGCCATTAATGGCAGTAGTGCCTGAATATGAATTTGAACCGGAAAGAATAGTAATTCCTGAACCGCTATTATTTACTAAAACCCCACCTGTACTTGAGATAACACTGCTAACAGTAGTTCCGCCGGAACCTGTATTTGCTAAAGTAAGCGTTCCACCATTTGTAATACCACCAGTACCGATTGTTAATAAATTAGCTGTTGTATTGGTAATTCCGCCACCACCGGCATTTACCGTAAACCCGCGGGTATACGTTGCCGCTGCACCGGCATAGCTTAATGTACCTGCCGTAGATGCACCACCCAATACTACGGCACTGGAGGCATTTCCCAGATTACTGGCACTGCCGGAAACTACTATAGTGGATGCTGAAAGTGTTCCCTGACTGATAGTGGTTGTACCAGTATACGTATTGGCAACGCTTAATGTTGTGGTACCGGCACCATCTTGAGTGATTCCACCAGCACCACTGATTACACCTGATAGTGTAAGTGTTGTTGATGTTACAGGTGCTGTGGTTAAAGTATTTGAGTTTAAATTTACAGGACCTGATAAAGTACCGTTAGTGGCAGCAGCCGTATTAAAAGTAGCAGCTGCATTTAGAATTACATTGTTTGGTGCTACGCTTATGGATGTGGGAACTGTCGCAATACCGCTTGCAGCTGCGTTAAAGTTAGCATTGTAAGAGCCTGAACCAGGCCATGCGGTAGTTGCACCGCTTGATGTGGTGGTACCCCATGGTGTACCGGTTGTCCATGTACCTGAATAAGTTCCTGTTGTTCCGCCCCAATACAAGTTGGTGGAAGAATTACCGGTTACTAATACATCGTCCATTACCCATCGTTCATTTGCAGAATTATTTAATAAAGTAATTCTAATTCTCATATTACTTGTTGCAGGTAAGTCCGTTACAGTAACCGTACTATACCCATCTGTTGTTCTTGAACCGCCACCAGTTGGTGCATAATCAACTGGAGTTGCATTGCCATCATAAGCAGTTGTTGCATTACCAGTTCCAGTTGAATAACCCCAATAAGCATTTGAATTTCCTAAGACCCTGACGGTACTGTAATAATTAGTACCTCCATCCGGACTTATTTCAACGGTGACTATATCAATGCCATCAGCACCATTACCAGTACTTCCAATAGAAAAGGACGCCAACCTAAATGTCAATTGGATACCTGTATATCCAGAGGTGCTAATATCTGATGATGTTAAGGTTGCTGTTGCACTAGAAACACCTCTTGAATGCGATCCTTCTGATGCAAATGGTGATGAAGCAGGTCTGTCACCACTTGCTGAATTTCCGGTATAATATGCACCATTACTGAGCGTAAAAAGTGAAGATGAGTTGTTGAGTCCATCGGAAGTAATGGTTGCTGCTAAACTATTTTCCGCAAAAAACAATAAAAGAACCGGTGCTAAAAACGAATAATTTTTCTTCATAAATTCAGTTAGTCGGATATAAAAGGACGCAGGCTTTCTGTTTCCTGTTCTTGTATTCAATGTTTTTGTAAGTATTGTTATGGGAGTGTAAAGTTCAATCATATAATTCGCTTATGGATTACTTCTCTTTTTTTAAAAATACGGCTATTCAAAAATAGGCTATTTTCGTCAAAACCGCCTGATTTGTTATGTTAAGGTAGTATAGATTTTAGCTGTTTTTTTCTACAATAAATTAGATTATCCACCCTTTTTTGTTAATAAATAATCTGAAATAGCAGCATCTTAGTATGTTTAGGAGTTTTATATGTTAAAAAATCGAAAAATGATTGATGTATATCAAAAGATCCTGCTTTAGTGAACTAATATCTTAATAGAAGTAATTTGTGCACCGTTGATAATCCTGACAACATAAATACCGTCAGCTAGCTTGTTCGGCATAGTCAGCGGGATTGCCGTGTAACCACTGTTCATCGTTTTAGTTTCACTGTAAATTAATCTTCCTGAAATTTCATAAAGATTAAACAACATATCTTTGGTGCTTCCTGAATTTAGGCACACCATAATTCCTGTTTCAGAATTATAAAATACCTGGGTTGCGGTATTAGTTGCTGTACATTCCGTTTGAATAATATTGGAATAAACCGCGGATACATTTCCAATATCCTGTTGTTTCAGCCGGTAATAATTAATTCCCCTTAACGGATACTCATCCGTATATTGATAATGTGTGACTTGATTGGATTTGTTAGCAGCCTGTATTCTTGTTAAAGATGTAAAATGGATGGCATCCGAAGAGCGTTCCACTTCAAAATATGCGGAATTCTTTTCGGATGCGGTTGTCCAGTTTATAGTCACCGCATCATCATTACAGACGGCATTAAAATGAGTCAGTTCCACCGGTAATCCAATATCGGGCGTTACAATATCGCCCAAAGCATAACCGGAAAATCCCGTAAATCCGTCAAATTCAAAAGTGGTGTAAGGTCCGTAAGTACCGATAATAGGTGTTACAATCTGAACCTGCCCGTCCGCCGTTACCGTCCAGGCTCTGTCGGTCGTCGAGGTTCTGTAAATTTTCAGATGAAAGATGATTTCACCCGGTGTATGATGATGGCTTGTATAATAACCCGGAATGGAATCGAGGATTGGATTGATGTAATCACAGTAATCCTGCAATTCCTGGGTGGAAACATAAAACCGGATCTTATAATCTGCCGGAGTCGCCGTATCCGGAGTCGCCGCAAATGTTTTTTGCATAAATAACGGTGTTCCTGTCAGGAACGAGTTTTGAAATCCCTTACCTGTTAGCGCGGTATTGTGCAGAATCGTTTGTGCCGTAAGCGGTCCGTGGTCCGTGGTGATATTGTTTTTGATATAGAATATGATCTTGTCGCTGTCATCCAGATAGTATCGGCTTTCCAGACCTCTCAGGTTGCAGGTGTATGACTGATCATCAAGCACCGCGGCAAAATCTCCGCGAAGAGACAATATCCAGTTTTTATTAGTGGATGCATCGTTGAATGTACCCGGCGTTTCCAGTGCATTCGGAGACGCAGAGGTGGTTTTTGACCAGTTGCTGAGCTTTCTGTAATCATTGTCAGTCAGATTATTATTGGCATATGTAACATTGCTTCCTCCTGAAAAATAAAGTGCATTCATTCCATACACGGAATAATCGGGATGGTTCGGCTGATTGATGGCGCAGCCCGCGCAATCGGATCCGCTGCCTTTGGAACCGTAGGATAAGCCATGGAAAAAACCTCCTGCCGGACTGCGAATCTGCAGGGCATCTCCGGCATTTCTGAACTGCATGGCATTCCAGTCTACATTGGTGTATACCGGCGGCGTATAGATATCATAAGAAGTATTATTCGGTTTGACACAGTCGGAAGAAAAATACAGATTAGATGTTGGCATGGCGGCACAGGTACTTCCTGATGTTTCAATACCTATCACGTACACATAATCCAAATCGGCATCCGTAGGGTCATCCGGCAGTGTGATTGTAGTATTCTTATCGCTGGCATTGTACAGCAAAATTATGGAACCTACCGGTACTTTTTCCCAGGTGCAGGCGTTCGAAAATTTCACGTGTCCGGGAGCAATTCCTAACTGTGTCCCGTAGCCGCCGCTGAAAATACCGCTGTTGTCGTCAATAATCCAGCCACGCAAATCTGCGGTGGTTGCCGGTGTTCCGATGACAACAAGTTCCAGGTACTCTTTGCTTGCCGAGCCCTGACTGAATTCATTGATGACAACACCATTGGGTATCTCATTGTCTACGATGGTGAGCGAATACCTGTTATTGCTCAGCAGTGCGCCGCATTGCGCATCGACATCCAGTACCACATTTTCATTGGATTCCGAGAGAGCATCATCAAAGATGGTAATGGTGACGGTTTTGGTATTGGGATAGATTTCAGCAGGTAGAAATGTCAGCGTTACCGGCGTAATCGAATAATCTGTTCCCGCCGCGGCGGTTCCTAAAAGTGCATCGGTGATAAGGGCATTTACAGTGGTTACCGGCGCCGAGTTCATGGTAACGGATACCGTCACGGTTGTATTCGATTCATTGACGATATCTGTAGCCACCGTAAAGCCGATGCTGGTAGAAGTATAGCAACTGCTCACATTGCAGCTGACATTGGATAAGGAGTAAGGCCGCACAATCCATTCGGCGTTTGCGCTGGTGGAACCCGCAGAGGAATTCCAGTCGGTATTTGGAATGCTGACAGAAGACTTCCGCACCAGCGTATGGTTGACGGTGGCATTGGAAATGCCGGCAACTGACCAGCCCGAACCATTCGGCAGCGTAGCTGTATCACCGACGGCATCTGTCAGCACCCAGGAGGTTCCAATATATTTTGCCAAACCTACCGCATCGTTTCCATTCCAGTTGCAAAAGGTCGCATCATATAAATTCGCGCCAGGAACGTCTGTTGAATTATTGGCAATTAAGTAGGTGGTGTTTGGAGCCAGTGTTCCACTCAATGTAAGTGTACTGCCGGGCCAGTTGCCGCCGTTGCTTATCTTTTGCAGCTGGTAATCCGCTAAATTTACAGAACCCGAAGTGCCATTATAAATTTCCACATATTTTCCGTTCCCGGCTACAGGCTCTCCATATTCGGAAAGGATTAATTCGGTACAGGATGCATAATTTGCCGTTCCAGTCAGATAAACGATACAAGCGCTCTCATCCGTATCATCAGAGTTAATCGTTAAGACAGCCGTTTTCGTGCCAGGCAATCCCGATGAAAAGCGGATGACCATATCTGTAGAATCACCGACCGGAACCGGAGATGAAGGTGCGGAAAATACCGAAAATTCGGAAGCATTCGTACCTGTTATCGGTGTGGAGGCAATGGTCAGTGACCCTGTACCGAGATTCTTGATTCTAATGCTTACGTCGGTGTTGGTACCAATGATTTGTGTACCGAAATCATAGGTAAAACCACAGGCTGAATCGCTTCCCGCAGGTTGCTGCAATTGTATTTCAGAAGCGGTGCCGGTAGAATAATCAGTTATGGAAAAGTCATCAAAATTACAGCGGTTGTTATTGGTTTCTTTAATAATTTTCACACGCACACTGCCCGACAGGTTTGCCGTCCAGGTAAAGGATGTCAGGGTGGTGGAAGAAACCGTAAAGGTGGAGGAACTGTTCGGCCAGGTGCTTCCCCCGTCGGTGGAGGCTTCAAAATGAAAATAGGAAGTTGCATCTCCGCCATATTTCGCGGCATATACTTCCACAACGCCCGCGCCGTTTAATTTATCAAAATTCATTTCCAGAACCGCCCGCATTGCACCCGCACCGCTGCCACGCACCCGCACCGACTGCGTGCCGTTAAACCGGTCGCTGCCAACTGTATTACCCCGTATTCCTTCATAACATCGCCACGAACCGGATGAAAGGATTATATTGTCTTCTGTTCCGCTGCCTGCCGGGAGGACATCATAAGTGCCTTTGGAAAAAGCGGTAGTATCAAAATGCTCGGAAAGGACAGTTGCTTTGGAAGAAATCAGGAATAATGAAAAGAATAAAAACAGGTAGACTTTACTCATATGTAAGAATATATTTCCTCCTGCCTCAAAAGATATTGAAAAGAGTATTTAAAATTACCTATTAAGTTGCATATTTGCCTGTTAATTTATCCATAGAAAAATGTGTAGATTATATGTGTGAATCCGGATAATAAACCGTTTGTTGTTAATTCTCTTATATTGTTGAATATCAGATAAATATGTCTTCCCAGCCACAAGAATATAAATTACTCGCAAACGATTATACTTCGTCAGTTGATTTACATCAAAAGTATGCAGACGGCATATCAGGTGAAAATGCCAAGAACAGGGTACTTTTGGAGGATTTTTCCACCCTGATTGCTGTTGAATCATTGCCGGATCTGGGAAAAATGATGCAAGAAAGCGGGCAAATCACCCGCGAACGTTTCGGAAAGAACATACAATTGTTTGCGCCCTTATACCTCAGCAATGAATGTCAGAACATTTGTACCTATTGCGGGTTCAGTCTCGATAACAAGATTAAGCGGAAAACACTGACCGACGAAGAGATTATTCAGGAGGCAAACGTCTTGAAAGAACAAGGATTCGAATCGGTGTTACTGGTGACAGGTGAAGATTACCGGGTGGATACCGGCTATCTGCTGAATGCGGTTTGCTTGCTGAAACCATATTTTATGCAGCTTTCCATTGAAGTACAGCCGCTCGAAGAAGCCGATTACCGTTTGCTGAAGGAAGCGGGCGTTTATGCGGTGCTGGTATATCAGGAAACCTATGATAAGAAGGTGTATAAGGA
Encoded proteins:
- a CDS encoding lamin tail domain-containing protein, with the translated sequence MSKVYLFLFFSLFLISSKATVLSEHFDTTAFSKGTYDVLPAGSGTEDNIILSSGSWRCYEGIRGNTVGSDRFNGTQSVRVRGSGAGAMRAVLEMNFDKLNGAGVVEVYAAKYGGDATSYFHFEASTDGGSTWPNSSSTFTVSSTTLTSFTWTANLSGSVRVKIIKETNNNRCNFDDFSITDYSTGTASEIQLQQPAGSDSACGFTYDFGTQIIGTNTDVSIRIKNLGTGSLTIASTPITGTNASEFSVFSAPSSPVPVGDSTDMVIRFSSGLPGTKTAVLTINSDDTDESACIVYLTGTANYASCTELILSEYGEPVAGNGKYVEIYNGTSGSVNLADYQLQKISNGGNWPGSTLTLSGTLAPNTTYLIANNSTDVPGANLYDATFCNWNGNDAVGLAKYIGTSWVLTDAVGDTATLPNGSGWSVAGISNATVNHTLVRKSSVSIPNTDWNSSAGSTSANAEWIVRPYSLSNVSCNVSSCYTSTSIGFTVATDIVNESNTTVTVSVTMNSAPVTTVNALITDALLGTAAAGTDYSITPVTLTFLPAEIYPNTKTVTITIFDDALSESNENVVLDVDAQCGALLSNNRYSLTIVDNEIPNGVVINEFSQGSASKEYLELVVIGTPATTADLRGWIIDDNSGIFSGGYGTQLGIAPGHVKFSNACTWEKVPVGSIILLYNASDKNTTITLPDDPTDADLDYVYVIGIETSGSTCAAMPTSNLYFSSDCVKPNNTSYDIYTPPVYTNVDWNAMQFRNAGDALQIRSPAGGFFHGLSYGSKGSGSDCAGCAINQPNHPDYSVYGMNALYFSGGSNVTYANNNLTDNDYRKLSNWSKTTSASPNALETPGTFNDASTNKNWILSLRGDFAAVLDDQSYTCNLRGLESRYYLDDSDKIIFYIKNNITTDHGPLTAQTILHNTALTGKGFQNSFLTGTPLFMQKTFAATPDTATPADYKIRFYVSTQELQDYCDYINPILDSIPGYYTSHHHTPGEIIFHLKIYRTSTTDRAWTVTADGQVQIVTPIIGTYGPYTTFEFDGFTGFSGYALGDIVTPDIGLPVELTHFNAVCNDDAVTINWTTASEKNSAYFEVERSSDAIHFTSLTRIQAANKSNQVTHYQYTDEYPLRGINYYRLKQQDIGNVSAVYSNIIQTECTATNTATQVFYNSETGIMVCLNSGSTKDMLFNLYEISGRLIYSETKTMNSGYTAIPLTMPNKLADGIYVVRIINGAQITSIKILVH
- the thiH gene encoding 2-iminoacetate synthase ThiH, with the translated sequence MSSQPQEYKLLANDYTSSVDLHQKYADGISGENAKNRVLLEDFSTLIAVESLPDLGKMMQESGQITRERFGKNIQLFAPLYLSNECQNICTYCGFSLDNKIKRKTLTDEEIIQEANVLKEQGFESVLLVTGEDYRVDTGYLLNAVCLLKPYFMQLSIEVQPLEEADYRLLKEAGVYAVLVYQETYDKKVYKEVHPKGRKSNYAYRLATPERIGRSGFYKIGLGILLGLAENWREDAVQLAEQLAFLQKKYWQSKFSVSFPRIRPHEGEFQPKCQLSEKELLQLICAFRICFPDVELTLSTRERAAFRDVAIQFGITTISAGSKTEPGGYSNSEALKQFEIDDVRTASEMAAVIRSIGYEPVWKDWDAVLV